A window of the Pungitius pungitius chromosome 3, fPunPun2.1, whole genome shotgun sequence genome harbors these coding sequences:
- the tp53i13 gene encoding tumor protein p53-inducible protein 13, whose product MSSRTGSAALTLLAALWVDSVLFGAAGPGCDDGKLSLQRDLGAAYWECPGSIWPESSTRRLPSVDTAAHDPAPARQICMNESISYSHAIPSSGAYRPVGAESGEYLYCPPQRWLNNLHHGATVLLYHPCVPLHERLLLSVLARSCLPRHVVSSHPHLQEHMPIAVVSWGRTLELSAVAPSDICDWLEAAAPAAGRRLVDEGRGRGYNLLLTRSAERHRAEENSADVTESLRQCFERITSSPLKGGMETERRSSRKAPSFKQMKADGRRRFLRAAVEEIPRDTETNQTRRTPIGQNRTGPPQNDDSTPGAGSTGAPFQPKAQNANQSLTANGSPHVNPPAGLDALAGGVNGGQNKTARPEAPAVSPEEGGAASVRQRSGASRADLSAKAPPADRTGADEEAVGVQERALEKTRPHPGSDSATEPQRRHQNPQQRPLGTDEAAWAAAALGFLLVLLTLSVLHTRLYRHWRTAPSLYWRDPQLDYDSVADVIRRRLPVPTGHKRRKRSRRPECVLLPSSSSSDEHC is encoded by the exons ATGTCGAGCCGAACCGGGTCCGCGGCGCTGACGCTGCTGGCCGCCCTCTGGGTCGACTCGGTCCTGTTCGGGGCTGCGGGGCCGGGATGCGACGACGGCAAG ctctCTTTGCAAAGGGACCTGGGTGCTGCTTACTGGGAATGTCCAGGCTCCATATGGCCGGAGTCCTCTACTCGG AGACTTCCCAGCGTGGACACGGCGGCGCACGATCCCGCG CCGGCCAGGCAGATCTGCATGAACGAATCGATCTCCTACAGCCACGCCATCCCCAGCAG TGGAGCGTACAGACCGGTGGGGGCAGAGAGCGGCGAGTACTTGTACTGTCCCCCTCAGCGGTGGCTCAATAACCTGCAC CACGGCGCCACCGTGCTGCTCTACCACCCCTGCGTCCCCCTGCACGAGCGCCTGCTGCTGTCGGTGCTGGCCCGCTCCTGCCTGCCGCGCCACGTCGTGAGCTCGCACCCGCACCTCCAGGAGCACATG CCAATAGCCGTGGTGTCGTGGGGTCGCACCCTGGAGCTGTCCGCCGTGGCGCCTTCGGACATCTGCGACTGGCTGGAGGCCGCGGCGCCCGCCGCTGGACGACGGCTCGTCGACGAGGGCCGGGGCCGCGGGTACAACCTGCTGCTGACCCGGTCGGCCGAGCGGCACCGGGCAGAGGAGAACTCGGCCGACGTGACG gAGTCTCTGAGACAATGCTTTGAGCGGATCACGTCCTCTCCTCTGAAAGGAGGGATGGAGACAGAGCGGCGGTCCAGCAGAAAGGCGCCGAGCTTCAAGCAAATGAAAGCGGACGGCAGGCGCCGGTTTTTAAGAGCCGCCGTCGAAGAAATACCGAGAGACACCGAGACAAACCAGACCCGAAGAACCCCCATCGGACAGAACAGGACGGGGCCCCCACAGAACGACGACTCGACACCCGGAGCAGGTTCTACAGGAGCTCCCTTTCAGCCCAAGGCCCAAAACGCCAATCAGAGCCTCACCGCCAACGGGTCGCCACACGTCAACCCCCCCGCTGGGTTGGATGCCCTCGCAGGGGGTGTGAACGGGGGACAAAACAAGACGGCCAGGCCTGAAGCCCCGGCGGTCAGCCCCGAAGAAGGCGGCGCAGCGTCGGTCCGACAGAGAAGCGGCGCCTCGAGAGCGGACCTCTCCGCTAAAGCCCCCCCAGCCGACAGAACCGGGGCGGACGAGGAAGCAGTGGGTGTCCAAGAGAGGGCGTTGGAAAAGACACGCCCTCATCCCGGCTCCGACTCCGCCACCGAACCTCAGCGACGACACCAGAACCCGCAGCAGAGGCCCCTCGGGACGGACGAGGCGGcgtgggcggcggcggcgctgggCTTCCTGCTGGTCCTCCTGACCCTGTCGGTGCTGCACACGCGCCTGTACCGCCACTGGAGGACGGCGCCCAGCCTCTACTGGCGCGACCCGCAGCTGGACTACGACAGCGTGGCAG ACGTGATCCGCAGGAGGCTACCGGTACCGACGGGCCACAAGAGGCGGAAACGGAGCAGAAGACCCGAGTGTGTTCTCCtgcccagctcctccagctcggaTGAGCACTGCTGA